From Plasmodium brasilianum strain Bolivian I chromosome 3, whole genome shotgun sequence, the proteins below share one genomic window:
- a CDS encoding hypothetical protein (conserved Plasmodium protein), whose protein sequence is MNGIMMDVLKYTSKCPIDEKEEEKKNRCREFINEDIFVYRCNICLFVFTCVHSFASHIISENHRVKQLDALKKEKYFNCLRCKYICLSIAKIIKHIELYNHGHNILKKIKKKMVYTGTVTCTCKVKCYSSFSQNDNYASVEDVLLNENNNPLNLKKKEKQKNWYEYLNFLQNSANRNEDEREESSKGHVVTGTTNNDIKNSFIQKWNHAKQEEITNEFANKYMNTSLNRFSGNYYTKLGCSNILQNGSSPSFYQNSCNDSAAITWGSSHGSSCPYSSNVHENRGVNDAYPIRNPSGGEYHQVGEIKELKPICNDMEKIKEFNTMLLNIENFEKEKSVDNSNRDIKKENLLLYIYENNYDLNNVKNYQSYTYETYNSEKRCDNIKEDTEEEFHLFNHDLLYKHNNCSGENYDQFINLEYKPNFNYDHREICKEVYNKINKAGYENFIKEKKEKLKHEQVGDALRGDTIDVEVEDKEKEIDSKDSYETLDWQSNYCLPDNVYSKTQMESTGSSNRSSNFCSNEGIPKNIHMNYGISIDGGKDSLEGIFSGYYASKNNVHIEEGGKDETSLFLSCEKNCTDAATFDTLSFELRENNPAVSSHHRTNNFEKQECKNISEQVDIYKGDIPNELYLEKDTIDILPRKCTEVGFANSTVRKYFSENLEPCIYNSKSTNPNGRSMSDMYINDRKGFALPSFLFPSDFAKEEDNELARNNLYMEINSAYKKLTHCDAFESMYGMNSFVMNKDMYSYLDDDMQQMDKSRSRSRSRSSSSGNSSRSYGNHCNYVGTTNISSNKIYNWSNGRVLEDGNNLASDLSEGDKWVKHINEKKNSAFEKWYPYEKCDLLNSSFNTGITNNMNYSYNNIAENKLENSEQVSRNNLGTLTSTDIERIKNERTYDFTNFNKYNYNMTGQDVDRSSNSILNQNKDNYNNNHCNNSLCSNYFNAKNCMWQMEGHKRCDNYLDKILEKKEIKQWNSFESFNLKAEEEKETMYSDEKNAHSLLAGMKHGNTGFTGEQGHGSLHRVREEGNSNCDKSWDKSCDRSCDRSCDRSCDRSCDRSCDRSCDRSCDRSCDRSCDRSCDSIGNSTGNSNDNSSGNDNDRVLGRNGMNEAADLYQKRKLFIEEIDEIKKLIEEESKSSKLNYTTINGAYEQRILNTTPLLIERSNLLKGEKIKLQNIVFSNNKNNDEVHDFLPNFKLFRKSNTDHFQNRNNISTPFYPASNTAPDKGEFSRFMSHVERTHNRC, encoded by the coding sequence ATGAATGGTATCATGATGGACGTGCTAAAGTACACTAGTAAGTGCCCTATCGAcgaaaaggaagaagaaaaaaaaaatcgttGTCGTGAGTTCATAAATGAGGacatatttgtttatagATGTAATATATGCCTGTTTGTATTTACTTGTGTGCATTCGTTTGCTAGCCATATAATAAGTGAAAACCACAGAGTTAAACAGTTGGACGCattgaaaaaagagaaatatttCAATTGTTTGAGATGTAAATATATCTGTCTTAGTATAgctaaaataataaaacatatagaATTGTATAATCATGGccataatattttgaaaaaaattaaaaaaaaaatggtctACACTGGTACAGTTACCTGTACATGCAAGGTAAAATGTTACAGTTCTTTTTCACAAAATGACAATTATGCAAGTGTGGAAGATGTACTAttgaatgaaaataataatcctttaaatttaaaaaaaaaagaaaaacagaaaaattgGTATGAGTACCTTAATTTCCTACAAAACTCTGCTAACCGTAATGAAGATGAACGAGAAGAATCATCAAAAGGGCATGTTGTCACTGGGACAACAAACAATGATATCAAGAATtcttttattcaaaaatggAACCATGCCAAGCAAGAAGAAATTACGAACGAATTTgcgaataaatatatgaacacatCTCTGAACCGATTTTCAGGAAATTATTACACAAAATTGGGATgttcaaatattttacaaaacgGTTCTTCACCTTCTTTTTACCAAAACAGTTGTAATGATAGTGCTGCTATCACCTGGGGCAGTTCACACGGTAGTAGCTGCCCATATAGCAGTAATGTACACGAAAACAGAGGGGTTAACGACGCCTACCCCATCAGGAATCCCTCTGGAGGTGAGTACCACCAGGTGGGAGAGATAAAAGAACTTAAGCCTATTTGTAAcgatatggaaaaaataaaagaattcaATACTATGTTactaaatatagaaaatttcGAAAAGGAAAAGAGTGTAGATAATTCTAATagagatataaaaaaagaaaatttgttattatatatatatgaaaataattatgatttgaataatgtaaaaaattatcaatCTTATACTTATGAAACTTATAATAGCGAAAAAAGAtgtgataatataaaagaagacACAGAGGAAGAATTCCATTTATTCAATCatgatttattatataaacataacaATTGTTCTGGAGAAAATTATGACCAGTTCATAAATTTAGAGTATAAACCGAATTTTAATTATGACCATAGGGAAATATGCAAAGAAgtttataacaaaataaacaaagcgggatatgaaaatttcataaaggaaaaaaaagaaaaacttaAACATGAACAAGTAGGTGATGCTTTGAGGGGAGATACTATTGATGTGGAGGTGGAGGACAAGGAGAAAGAGATTGACTCGAAGGATTCATATGAAACTTTGGATTGGCAGAGTAATTATTGCTTGCCTGATAATGTATATTCTAAGACCCAAATGGAGAGTACTGGTAGTAGCAACAGAAGCAGCAATTTTTGCAGTAATGAGGGTATTCCAAAGAATATTCATATGAACTATGGCATTTCCATCGATGGAGGAAAAGACAGTCTTGAGGGAATTTTCAGTGGATATTATgcatcaaaaaataatgtacatatagaAGAAGGAGGAAAAGATGAAACGAGTTTATTTTTGAGCtgtgaaaaaaattgtactGATGCTGCTACGTTTGATACATTATCTTTTGAGTTAAGGGAAAACAATCCTGCTGTTAGTAGTCATCATAGGACGAATAATTTTGAGAAGCAGgagtgtaaaaatataagtgaacaagttgatatatataaagggGATATACCAAATGAGCTGTATTTGGAAAAAGATACTATAGATATACTTCCGCGCAAATGCACAGAGGTAGGATTTGCTAACAGTACGGtacgaaaatatttttccgAAAATTTGGAACCATGTATATACAATAGTAAAAGCACTAATCCCAATGGTAGGAGCATGAgtgatatgtatataaacgACAGAAAAGGTTTTGCACTTCcatcttttcttttccccAGCGATTTTGCAAAGGAGGAAGATAATGAATTAGCAAGAAATAACCtatatatggaaataaaTAGTGCATATAAAAAACTAACTCATTGTGATGCCTTCGAAAGTATGTATGGAATGAATTCCTTCGTTATGAATAAAGACATGTATTCATACTTGGATGATGATATGCAACAAATGGATAAAAGTAGGAGTAGAAGTAGGAGTAGAAGTAGTAGTAGTGGGAATAGTAGCCGGAGCTATGGTAACCATTGTAACTACGTTGGCACAACGAATATTAGTAGTAACAAGATATACAATTGGAGTAATGGTAGAGTGCTGGAAGATGGCAATAATTTGGCTAGCGATTTATCAGAGGGTGATAAATGGGTGAAgcatataaatgaaaagaaaaatagtgCTTTTGAAAAATGGTATCCATATGAAAAATGCGATTTATTAAATAGTTCATTTAATACTGGAATAactaataatatgaattattcatataataatattgcagaaaataaattagaaaattcTGAACAGGTCAGTAGAAACAATTTAGGGACCTTGACTAGTACTGATATAGAGCGAatcaaaaatgaaagaacATATGACTTcacaaattttaataaatataattataatatgacAGGACAAGATGTTGATAGAAGTAGTAACTCCATTCTCAACCAAAACAAAGATAACTACAACAACAATCATTGTAATAATAGCCTATGTAGTAATTACTTTAACGCTAAAAATTGCATGTGGCAAATGGAGGGACATAAAAGATGTGATAATTACTTGGACaaaattttggaaaaaaaggaaatcaAGCAATGGAATTCATTTGAAAGTTTCAATTTGAAAGCGGAAGAAGAGAAGGAAACGATGTATTCTGATGAGAAAAATGCACATTCGTTATTAGCAGGTATGAAACATGGCAACACAGGTTTCACTGGTGAGCAGGGGCATGGAAGTCTACACCGCGTGAGGGAAGAGGGGAACAGTAACTGTGATAAAAGCTGGGATAAAAGCTGTGATAGAAGCTGTGATAGAAGCTGTGATAGAAGCTGTGATAGAAGCTGTGATAGAAGCTGTGATAGAAGCTGTGATAGAAGCTGTGATAGAAGCTGTGATAGAAGCTGTGATAGAAGCTGTGATAGCATAGGCAATAGCACCGGTAACAGTAATGACAATAGCAGTGGAAATGACAATGACAGGGTACTCGGAAGAAACGGGATGAACGAAGCGGCAGACCTATACCAGAAAAGGAAATTGTTCATCGAAGAAATAgatgaaataaagaaattaattGAAGAAGAAAGTAAAAGTAGCAAATTAAACTACACAACCATTAATGGTGCCTACGAACAGAGAATTCTAAATACTACTCCCCTTCTTATAGAAAGaagtaatttattaaaaggtgaaaaaataaaactgcAGAATATTGTCTTTTCAAACAACAAGAATAATGATGAGGTCCATGATTTTTTgccaaattttaaattatttcgtAAGAGTAATACCGACCATTTTCAAAATCGTAATAATATAAGCACTCCGTTTTATCCAGCAAGTAATACTGCTCCGGATAAGGGAGAATTCTCTCGTTTTATGTCACATGTTGAAAGGACCCACAACAGAtgctga